In a single window of the Bacillus clarus genome:
- the pyrR gene encoding bifunctional pyrimidine operon transcriptional regulator/uracil phosphoribosyltransferase — MQEKAIVLDDQMIRRALTRISHEIVERNKGVDNCVLVGIKTRGIFIAQRLAERIGQIEGKEMEVGELDITLYRDDLTLQSKNKEPLVKGSDIPVDITKKKVILVDDVLYTGRTVRAAMDALMDLGRPSQIQLAVLVDRGHRELPIRADYVGKNIPTSSEERIEVDLQETDQQDRVSIYDK; from the coding sequence ATGCAAGAGAAAGCTATCGTTTTAGATGACCAAATGATTCGCCGCGCTTTAACACGAATTAGTCATGAAATCGTGGAACGAAATAAAGGTGTCGATAATTGTGTTCTTGTCGGAATTAAAACACGTGGAATTTTTATTGCACAACGTTTGGCAGAACGAATTGGTCAAATTGAAGGAAAAGAGATGGAAGTAGGAGAGTTAGATATTACGTTATATCGTGATGATTTAACACTACAATCGAAAAATAAAGAACCACTTGTAAAAGGTTCTGATATCCCTGTAGATATTACGAAGAAAAAAGTTATCCTTGTGGATGATGTATTATATACAGGAAGAACAGTTCGAGCAGCAATGGATGCTCTTATGGATTTAGGTAGACCATCGCAAATCCAACTGGCTGTTCTTGTTGATAGAGGACATCGTGAATTACCAATTCGCGCTGATTATGTAGGAAAGAACATTCCAACATCAAGTGAAGAGCGTATCGAAGTTGATTTGCAAGAGACAGATCAACAAGATCGAGTAAGCATATACGATAAGTAA
- a CDS encoding RluA family pseudouridine synthase — protein MSEVVQVTVAEEQKNERIDKFVAGVNNEWSRTQVQQWIKDGVVTVNEKAVKGNYKVRVNDEITVTIPEPEELDIQPEDMNLEIYYEDADVLVVNKPRGMVVHPAPGHTSGTLVNGLMHHCTDLSGINGVMRPGIVHRIDKDTSGLLMVAKNDMAHESLVNQLVAKTVTRRYKAIVHGVIPHDKGTIDAPIGRDKKERQSMTVDENGKNAVTHFQVLERFKDFTLVECRLETGRTHQIRVHMKYIGYPLAGDPKYGPKKTLDMNGQALHAGILGFEHPRTGEYIEFEAPIPEVFEEALNILRK, from the coding sequence ATGAGTGAAGTAGTACAAGTAACAGTTGCAGAAGAACAAAAAAACGAGCGAATCGATAAATTCGTTGCAGGTGTCAACAATGAATGGTCACGTACACAAGTGCAACAATGGATAAAAGATGGCGTTGTGACAGTAAATGAGAAAGCGGTAAAAGGGAATTATAAAGTAAGAGTAAATGATGAAATTACAGTAACAATTCCAGAACCAGAAGAGTTAGATATTCAACCAGAAGATATGAATTTAGAAATTTATTATGAAGATGCAGATGTGCTTGTTGTAAATAAGCCGCGTGGTATGGTTGTACATCCAGCCCCAGGGCATACAAGCGGTACGCTTGTAAACGGACTTATGCATCATTGTACAGATTTATCAGGTATTAACGGTGTAATGCGTCCTGGTATTGTACATCGTATTGATAAAGATACATCTGGATTATTAATGGTTGCTAAAAATGATATGGCGCACGAATCACTTGTAAATCAACTTGTAGCCAAAACGGTAACGAGACGTTATAAAGCGATTGTACACGGTGTAATTCCACATGATAAAGGGACAATTGATGCGCCAATTGGTCGCGATAAGAAAGAACGTCAAAGTATGACAGTTGATGAAAATGGTAAGAACGCTGTTACGCACTTCCAAGTGTTAGAGCGCTTTAAGGACTTCACACTTGTAGAATGTCGCTTAGAAACGGGACGTACGCACCAAATTCGTGTTCATATGAAATATATTGGTTATCCACTTGCAGGGGATCCAAAGTATGGTCCAAAGAAAACATTAGATATGAATGGGCAAGCACTTCATGCAGGTATTTTAGGTTTTGAACACCCTCGTACTGGTGAATATATTGAGTTTGAGGCACCGATTCCAGAAGTGTTTGAAGAAGCACTAAATATTTTACGGAAATAG
- the uraA gene encoding uracil permease, which translates to MEQKPVLDVNEIPKPGKWLFLSIQHLFAMFGSTVLVPFLTGLNPSVALISSGLGTLAFLLITKGQVPAYLGSSFAFIAPIITAKTAGGPGAAMLGGLLAGLVYILISLGIKKSGSEWIMKLLPPIVVGPVVMVIGLALAHTAVNMAMNGADGKYSITHFSVALVTLAITIICSIFGRGFFSIIPVLLGIIGGYIFAYFQGLVDLKPVAEAKWFDVPDFTVPFVTYTPEFSWKIVLLMVPVALVTISEHIGHQIVLGNVIKRDLIEKPGLHRSIFGDGVATLIASLIGGPPNTTYGENIGVLAITRAYSVYLFIGSAVFAIMFGFIGKISALIHSIPTPVMGGVSILLFGVIASSGLRMMVDEKTDLSDKRNLMIASVILVIGIGGAVLHVGESFQVEGMALAAIVGVLLNLLLPETKQTKQSKQIAS; encoded by the coding sequence ATGGAACAAAAGCCAGTGTTAGACGTTAATGAAATACCGAAACCGGGAAAATGGTTATTTTTAAGTATACAACATTTGTTCGCGATGTTTGGATCAACAGTGCTTGTTCCGTTTTTAACAGGATTGAATCCGTCAGTAGCGTTAATATCAAGTGGATTAGGAACGCTAGCGTTTCTTCTTATAACGAAAGGTCAAGTACCAGCATATTTAGGATCATCATTCGCCTTTATTGCACCAATTATTACAGCAAAAACAGCAGGTGGACCTGGAGCAGCAATGCTTGGTGGTTTGCTAGCAGGGCTTGTGTACATTTTAATCTCACTCGGAATTAAGAAATCTGGATCAGAGTGGATTATGAAATTACTTCCTCCAATCGTAGTTGGACCGGTTGTAATGGTAATCGGTTTAGCTTTAGCACATACAGCAGTGAACATGGCGATGAACGGTGCGGATGGTAAGTATAGCATTACACACTTTTCAGTAGCATTAGTAACATTAGCAATTACAATCATTTGCTCCATATTTGGAAGAGGATTTTTCAGTATCATACCAGTGTTACTTGGAATCATCGGCGGATATATCTTCGCCTACTTTCAAGGGCTAGTGGATTTAAAGCCGGTAGCTGAGGCAAAATGGTTTGACGTACCAGACTTCACAGTACCGTTTGTAACATACACTCCGGAGTTTTCATGGAAGATTGTACTTTTAATGGTACCAGTTGCACTTGTAACAATATCAGAACATATTGGACATCAAATTGTACTGGGAAATGTTATTAAAAGAGATTTAATTGAAAAGCCAGGTTTACATCGTTCAATCTTCGGTGATGGGGTAGCAACATTAATTGCATCATTAATCGGTGGACCACCGAATACAACATACGGTGAGAATATTGGTGTACTAGCAATTACGAGAGCATACAGTGTATACTTATTCATCGGTTCAGCAGTATTCGCAATCATGTTCGGGTTTATCGGTAAGATTTCTGCACTGATTCACTCCATACCGACACCGGTTATGGGTGGTGTATCAATCTTACTATTCGGTGTAATCGCATCAAGCGGTTTACGCATGATGGTAGATGAAAAAACAGACTTAAGTGACAAACGAAACTTAATGATTGCATCAGTTATACTAGTAATCGGCATTGGTGGAGCGGTACTTCACGTAGGAGAATCGTTCCAAGTAGAAGGAATGGCACTAGCAGCAATTGTAGGCGTACTGTTAAATCTACTACTACCAGAAACAAAACAAACAAAACAATCTAAGCAGATTGCTTCATAA
- the lspA gene encoding lipoprotein signal peptidase LspA, with protein sequence MIYYLIALFVIAIDQISKWLIVKNMELGTSIPIIDNVLYITSHRNRGAAWGILENKMWFFYIITVVFVGFIVFYMKRYAKTDKLLGVSLGLILGGAIGNFIDRVFRQEVVDFIHVYIFSYNYPVFNIADSALCIGVVLIIIQTLLEGKKMKE encoded by the coding sequence ATGATATATTATTTAATAGCGTTATTTGTCATTGCCATCGATCAAATATCGAAATGGTTAATTGTAAAAAACATGGAATTAGGTACAAGTATCCCGATTATCGATAATGTATTATACATAACATCACATCGGAACAGAGGAGCTGCCTGGGGCATTTTAGAAAATAAAATGTGGTTCTTCTACATTATTACAGTTGTTTTTGTAGGATTTATCGTATTTTATATGAAAAGATATGCAAAAACGGACAAACTTCTAGGGGTTTCATTAGGTCTTATTTTAGGCGGAGCAATTGGCAATTTTATTGATCGTGTATTTAGACAAGAAGTGGTGGATTTCATTCACGTGTATATTTTTTCGTACAACTATCCGGTATTCAATATAGCTGATTCAGCTTTATGTATTGGAGTTGTACTAATTATTATTCAAACATTATTAGAAGGAAAGAAAATGAAGGAGTAA